CCGGCCGACAACGGCTACGCCGACTTCAACCTGGGTTGGGACCAGTGGCTCGCGGGCAGCGCGTCCGGCGAGGGGACAACCGCCAGCCTGTGACGCGCGTCAGTGCCTGCTGTGCGAGCGGTTCACGGTCGTGAACACGGCTGGGGAACCGCTCGCCATCATCGGACCGGGCGCCCAGACCCCCAGTCCCGAGTACGGCACCCGGTCCGGCCCGGCGACCGTACCGGCCGCGCTTCTTGCCTCCACCCTGGCACTGTGGGGGATGCTGGCACACACGGCATCTGACCCGTCCCGTTCGCAGCGCCGGAGGCGCCCCATGAGCGTCATCGTCTGGATCACCGAGGGGACCTGGCCCTCCTGTGTGGATGCCGCCCTCACCCGTACGGCACCGGGCGAGGAGGTCGTGCTGCTGTACGTGCACGACCACACGATCAGTGAAACCGCGCACGGCGCCTACGCCGGCCTCCTGGGCCGCGGCCACCCCGAACGCGACCCCGGCACCCGTCTGGCACACCTCACCGCGGACTCGGCCAGGCGACTCCTGCAGACCGCCGCCGACCGCCTGGACCGTGCGTGCACCCGCACGGAACGCGGTGGCCGCGTCGAACGCGAGGTCATCACCGCAGCTCAAGGCGCGGATCTGCTGATCTGTGCCCGCGACGGCGATCCCACCCGCCCCGGCCCGCACAGCCTCGGGCGCGCCACCCGCTTCGTCGTCGACCACGCCCCCTGCCCCGTCCTCCTCGTCTGGCCGGCCCCGCCGCGGCACACCGAGCTGCCCCCGCCCCCTCCCGGATCCGGCCACCGCCCCTGACGCCCGTCCGCGCCGGCCCCCTTTCGGCCGCAGTGCGGCCACGAACAGCACGGCACCAGCTCCCTGCGCGATGCCGACAAGCAACAAACCGGCCCGGGGGTCGTCGGCCCCCGGGTGCCGACGACGCGGATACTGATCACGAACGGCCGGCCGCTTCGACGTAGGCCGAACCCGTCCCGGTCCCTCGCAACAGCGTCGTGCTCGCCGGTACGGGCTTCCCGTCGCCGTAGCTGAAAGTGCAGGCGGCTGCCCGGAGTTGGTGCCGTCACCACGTTTACCGCTCCTGCCGTACTCCGGGAGCTACATACGCCTTGAGATCGCCGACCCGCTCCACGGGCCAGCCGCGTGCGAAAGCGGGCGGGTGGGCGTCCGGCAGGGCGAGTACGGCGAAGGGCCTCTGGCGGGCGGCCCGGGCAAGTTCGGCCCGGGTGGTGCTGGTGTCGTGGCCTGCGCTCTGTGCGGAGCCGCATCCGGTGTAGTAGGCGATCGGGACGGCCTCATAGCCGCTGAGCAGGCACGGAGGGCGTACGCCGAGTGTGTGGAGGGCGGCCGCGGTGCGGGACCAGTCCGCGCGGTTGGCGGCGGAGTTGTGCAGGGTGC
This is a stretch of genomic DNA from Streptomyces sp. NBC_00285. It encodes these proteins:
- a CDS encoding universal stress protein encodes the protein MSVIVWITEGTWPSCVDAALTRTAPGEEVVLLYVHDHTISETAHGAYAGLLGRGHPERDPGTRLAHLTADSARRLLQTAADRLDRACTRTERGGRVEREVITAAQGADLLICARDGDPTRPGPHSLGRATRFVVDHAPCPVLLVWPAPPRHTELPPPPPGSGHRP